The Gemmatimonadota bacterium genome has a window encoding:
- the rplJ gene encoding 50S ribosomal protein L10, producing MPTAEKEATVAELTDILKRAKGLYLTDFTGLDVPSFTLLRKQLREESISYLVIKNRLAKLAVKQAGVEGLDDVFRGPTGLVCADEDPVAPARVLAKFAEETEGKPAIKAGYIDGEVFVAEQIERLAEIPSRDVLLGQMVSAIQSPISGLAFTLNGILQKLVGTLQAVADKRKEEGGE from the coding sequence ATGCCAACTGCTGAAAAAGAGGCTACTGTCGCCGAGTTGACAGATATCTTAAAACGAGCCAAAGGGTTGTATCTAACTGACTTTACGGGATTGGATGTTCCTTCATTTACCCTGTTGCGCAAGCAACTCCGCGAAGAGTCTATTTCTTATCTGGTAATAAAGAATCGCTTGGCTAAATTGGCGGTTAAACAAGCCGGAGTTGAGGGGCTCGACGATGTGTTCCGCGGTCCCACTGGGCTTGTCTGCGCCGATGAAGATCCCGTAGCACCGGCTCGCGTATTGGCCAAATTTGCCGAAGAGACCGAAGGCAAGCCCGCGATTAAAGCCGGGTATATCGATGGCGAGGTCTTTGTCGCAGAGCAGATTGAGCGACTGGCTGAAATACCTTCGCGCGATGTTCTGCTGGGCCAGATGGTATCTGCAATACAAAGCCCGATAAGCGGCCTTGCCTTTACGCTGAATGGCATTTTGCAAAAACTCGTTGGTACACTTCAAGCTGTTGCAGATAAAAGAAAAGAAGAAGGCGGCGAATAG
- the nusG gene encoding transcription termination/antitermination protein NusG encodes MKWYVVHTYSGHENKVKSYIEAAKENIDVGDKIGRVIVPTEEVVEMKDGRKTTSLKKFLPSYLLVELDMDKESLYFVTSVPGVTSFVGPGRRPQPLREEEVNRILGQIERRPVEETSDVPYQVGDRVKVIDGPFSDFIGLVDDINPEKSKIKVMVSIFGRNTPVELDVLQVEEAVESR; translated from the coding sequence ATGAAATGGTACGTTGTCCACACCTATTCTGGGCACGAGAATAAGGTCAAGAGCTATATTGAGGCCGCCAAAGAAAACATCGATGTTGGCGACAAAATTGGTCGGGTGATCGTGCCAACTGAGGAAGTCGTCGAGATGAAGGATGGACGGAAAACGACTTCCCTCAAGAAATTTTTACCCAGTTATCTTTTGGTTGAACTGGATATGGACAAGGAGTCCCTATATTTTGTTACCAGTGTGCCGGGTGTGACGAGCTTTGTTGGTCCTGGTCGAAGACCACAACCTCTGCGCGAAGAAGAAGTGAACCGCATTTTGGGGCAAATTGAGCGTCGTCCCGTTGAGGAAACTTCTGATGTGCCCTATCAAGTGGGCGATCGGGTCAAGGTGATTGATGGGCCTTTCAGCGATTTTATTGGTCTGGTTGACGACATCAATCCAGAAAAAAGCAAGATCAAAGTGATGGTTAGCATCTTTGGGCGCAACACACCTGTAGAATTAGATGTTTTACAGGTTGAAGAGGCAGTCGAATCGCGATAA
- the secE gene encoding preprotein translocase subunit SecE: MFSKISQFLGEVRVEMGKVTWPTRDELKSSTTIVLILSLALAGFIYIVDTFLASIMEFILI; the protein is encoded by the coding sequence ATGTTTAGCAAAATCAGTCAATTTCTCGGTGAAGTGCGCGTTGAAATGGGAAAGGTCACCTGGCCTACTCGTGACGAACTCAAGTCATCGACTACAATTGTGCTTATATTGTCACTTGCACTGGCCGGATTCATTTATATTGTGGATACTTTTTTGGCGAGTATTATGGAGTTTATCCTGATTTAA
- the rplA gene encoding 50S ribosomal protein L1, with protein sequence MARGQSKRYKQAAALFDRQTHYGLAEAVDILKKMPTRKFDETVELSFRLGVDPRQADQLVRGTVALPHGLGKSVRVAVFARGEPAAAAEEAGADFVGAEDLVEKINGGWTDFDVAIATPDMMGQVGRLGRILGPRGLMPNPKSGTVTPDAARAVQEAKAGRVEYRVDRTANVHTPVGKASFDAKRLQENAQVLIDAIVRARPSATKGQYMRSVTLSTTMGPGIRLDRTALTAN encoded by the coding sequence ATGGCACGAGGGCAATCCAAACGCTATAAACAAGCGGCCGCGCTTTTTGACCGCCAAACGCATTACGGTCTGGCAGAAGCCGTTGATATATTAAAAAAAATGCCCACTCGCAAATTTGACGAAACAGTTGAACTCTCGTTTCGATTGGGCGTTGATCCGCGGCAAGCCGATCAACTCGTGCGCGGCACAGTCGCCTTGCCACACGGGCTGGGCAAGTCCGTGCGCGTTGCTGTTTTTGCCAGAGGTGAGCCCGCCGCTGCTGCCGAAGAGGCGGGAGCAGATTTTGTAGGTGCCGAAGACCTGGTGGAAAAGATCAATGGCGGATGGACAGATTTTGATGTGGCGATTGCCACGCCCGACATGATGGGGCAGGTCGGGCGATTGGGGCGCATTCTCGGTCCTCGAGGCCTGATGCCCAATCCCAAGAGTGGTACGGTGACACCCGATGCGGCTCGTGCTGTGCAGGAAGCCAAAGCGGGGCGGGTAGAATACCGGGTCGATAGAACGGCCAATGTGCATACGCCTGTGGGCAAAGCGTCTTTTGATGCAAAGCGTCTTCAGGAGAATGCTCAGGTATTGATCGATGCAATTGTCAGAGCGCGTCCATCTGCTACGAAAGGACAATACATGCGCTCGGTCACATTATCTACCACAATGGGACCGGGAATACGCCTGGATCGTACGGCACTGACGGCTAATTGA
- the rplK gene encoding 50S ribosomal protein L11, with protein sequence MARKILTTIKLQIPAGQATPTPPVGPALGQHGVNIMEFCKAFNAQTQDKQGLIIPAIITVYADRSFSFELKSPPAAVLLKRAAGIVKGSPESNREKMGSVTDAQLQEIAEMKVQDLNAGSIEAAKRMIAGTARSMGLTVNN encoded by the coding sequence ATGGCCAGAAAAATTCTCACAACAATCAAGTTACAAATTCCCGCTGGACAGGCGACGCCCACACCACCTGTTGGCCCAGCTTTGGGACAGCACGGCGTCAATATTATGGAATTTTGCAAAGCTTTTAATGCACAAACCCAGGATAAACAGGGTTTGATAATTCCCGCGATCATCACGGTTTATGCCGACAGGAGCTTTTCTTTTGAGTTGAAGAGTCCGCCTGCAGCCGTGTTGCTCAAGAGGGCGGCGGGGATTGTCAAAGGGTCGCCGGAATCCAACCGGGAAAAAATGGGCTCCGTGACCGATGCGCAACTCCAGGAAATTGCAGAAATGAAAGTTCAAGACCTCAACGCGGGTAGCATCGAAGCTGCCAAGCGCATGATTGCTGGAACGGCTCGCAGTATGGGCCTGACCGTCAACAATTGA